Proteins co-encoded in one Vigna radiata var. radiata cultivar VC1973A unplaced genomic scaffold, Vradiata_ver6 scaffold_134, whole genome shotgun sequence genomic window:
- the LOC106753628 gene encoding uncharacterized protein LOC106753628 isoform X1 — protein sequence MECLFGFASSVSRDLVCGALNQLRYPCCFKNFVKRLQEEESNLIITRDSVQKFVTHGKKQARKPNEIVDKWLEDAINDVHNVNQLLEEARTKKHCCFGHCPNWIWRYHVGKNLANKTMDLEKFIEKGRKYVPFDRIATLPSNTLDMLLEKCMNFESRQTAYEQLLDAVKSNDVSMIGLYGMGGCGKTTLAMEVRKLVESEHLFEKVLFVPVSSTVEIRRIQEKIASSLQFEFPETEEMQRAQRLCSRLTQEKSVLLILDDVWEKLDFGHIGIPSSEHHKGFKILITSRSEAVCTLMDCQRNIYLPILTDEEAWTLFQNKALISEATPHTLKNLGRLISDECKGLPVAISAVACSLKGKVETEWRVALNKLRHSKPINIERGLIDPYKCLQLSYDNLDTKEAKSLFRLCSVFPEDSEIQVEVLTRCAIGLGVVGEVDSYEEARSEVIAAKIKLVSCCLLLDTDYEGVKMHDIVRDVAHIIAKNENKMIKCEVEKDVRVEQNSVRYLWCAKFPNDLDCSNLEFLCLRTKMKGFDEIFKRMGRLKVLIFINDEDGKTPLSTISFKTLTNLRYLFIKNYELSDFSFFGGMKNLQSLKLHGCSLPAFPEAITLKLLELKKCDIKVKNFEVMKRIPHLEELYIIDIEGEWWDANSEDNIEFFKTFSIPETLQRYGIVLGSYNFDHYNNDRDIYIHGRTLLLNHFDISNEVMKGLAKNAKDLFVGNIHGGAKNMIPDIFQIEGGGLNELNMLVIRDSEELECLIDTHSHSSEVVTLFSKLHTLKILNMENLKAIWHCFLPANGPFENLEKLYLSDCPWLTFLFTYVVAQNLVQLKILKISRCDELKHILTYDEKSEDEFSSGHPVQIFQNLQEVEVYSCRELKHIFLANIVGGLTQLKVLLIEECDMLDQIIADIVPLRDQDRKEELDEIIEKGTLSSLGSLKIKRCGKLGSIFTASIAKTLTSLEELFIEHCKSLKDIVTHERINKNQEESIVEDDYDCQSDISIFQSLKKLHISNCDLLEGIFPVSFVGELNDITNKEAAHLKDFSSPNNTQIELPALQVLELHYIRNRTIVGSYDVICPSLRTLSLDIGRYVVFFNINCSTDASEATKRDFIAIKISNSDFVPPVESVECLSELPHGLNLIMTHNIREIELKGFDKASYLFKLSIASSLMMLEILRVKECDGLEYIIDTDDDEYGKDNMKAIFPNLKELSLYECFQLKYMFGKYHVANKDYKEIHIQFSALEILYFRNLPKFVSICSTNNLILTWPSLKDFECNECFYPFYSFVSCLTIPSNSREPIITSTKDPKGIQNHLPTLQTLNIKHSRAERIFCLNEHEMIGQQVSLRLEKLDLYNLPEMTYIWVGPNNSLTLQHLTTLEIRDCGKLEVIFPKSVVRCLPELKNVTIIRCMELKQIIEEDESNPLSIDGDSEEEIIGCHKKASKNYFAFPNLEELEIFECAKLEVVFPKSVLRCLLKLKILKISKCKEVRQIIEKDVEDKNLSNILSPRPCFPKLEALQVDDCHKLKRLFCGSASNDLPNLHLLVINGANELEELVGCKQGKIKVELPRLKLLIFIHLENFSQEIDLHNLKNCIVYECPKLSLTSTTTLEKLCEDFPSEDFINTELGSWEFERIVRISTITDSSEFTSSQEIEDLGNESIKSSSTGVEDIGTGDAVATHIDSKVVEQDDKLNEGKAGTVESQVEEGLNLFHKQERIDVFPNNNIDISSASADIRTRLGAYKHFVDLDDAQISLLVEAITTYPHLWNAPKKFSERFQAWRFKILADMLLFLQKESVHSVIPQRQKEFDRLCEEAIEIGFESSWVEEMRQRVVARDSKLGEDIAKRQMDENSKRCSKGDMVPDSQAAERGDGPKISLEEGSDLVDKEAEIGVVSNHHIVAMRNEEAKKEFVAEVFTSEIPRIATSLTNSQTVEKPTPSNELVDTQQTSEQCQMKQKKPLGEIPKSIEQVALEETIAKNTNMAASSILSESATSKLDPTVTLLSKSYPYLSEIKSSQIEARIAKESEGHPKIIQDFGANDITSLFAPVIVGKEGEDKLVGKTLAELEKYMKMSLKDIVSSETNSLCLLSALNFLSNLPFKDVKVSDGLKHIIDTMHRHFPSILCSFKQGFATTHKLAELEARANEVTIKKNLYDELQRKEVVLKEQIIRLKEEIRVCEVALSSLEEEKNKCIAETVEYKTKLENARKEESQMLEVAHKWSILCSQYELNRMATINPS from the exons ATGGAGTGTCTGTTTGGTTTTGCATCTTCTGTTTCAAGAGATTTAGTGTGTGGAGCATTAAATCAATTACGTTATCCTTGTTGCTTTAAAAATTTCGTCAAAAGACTTCAAGAAGAAGAGAGCAATTTGATTATAACGAGAGATAGTGTCCAAAAATTCGTTACCCATGGCAAGAAGCAAGCGAGAAAGCCCAATGAAATTGTGGACAAGTGGCTGGAAGATGCCATCAATGATGTTCACAATGTGAATCAGTTGCTGGAAGAAGCAAGAACAAAAAAACATTGTTGCTTTGGGCACTGTCCAAATTGGATTTGGCGATACCATGTTGGAAAAAATTTAGCAAATAAAACTATGGACCTCGAAAAGTTCATTGAAAAGGGTAGAAAATATGTGCCTTTTGACCGCATCGCTACGCTTCCTTCAAACACCCTTGATATGCTTTTAGAGAAATGCATGAATTTTGAGAGTAGACAAACTGCATACGAGCAACTACTGGATGCAGTGAAAAGTAATGATGTTTCCATGATTGGGTTGTATGGAATGGGGGGTTGTGGTAAAACCACATTAGCAATGGAGGTTAGGAAATTAGTAGAATCAGAGcatctttttgaaaaagttctttttgtaCCTGTTTCTAGTACGGTAGAAATACGGaggattcaagaaaaaatagCAAGTTCACTACAATTTGAATTTCCAGAAACCGAAGAAATGCAGAGAGCCCAAAGATTGTGCTCAAGATTAACTCAAGAAAAAAGTgttcttttaattctagatgatGTGTGGGAGAAGCTTGACTTTGGTCATATTGGGATTCCTTCTTCTGAACACCATAAAGGATTCAAGATTCTCATTACCAGTAGATCAGAAGCAGTTTGTACTTTAATGGATTGTCAAAGAAATATTTACTTGCCAATTTTAACGGATGAAGAAGCATGGactcttttccaaaataaagcaCTTATATCAGAAGCCACCCCTCATACCTTAAAGAATCTGGGAAGATTAATTTCCGATGAATGTAAAGGATTGCCGGTTGCCATTTCAGCAGTTGCTTGTAGTTTGAAGGGAAAAGTTGAGACGGAATGGAGGGTTGCATTGAATAAATTGAGACATTCTAAGCCAATAAATATTGAAAGAGGTTTGATTGATCCCTACAAGTGTCTACAACTGAGCTATGATAATTTAGATACTAAAGAAGCTAAATCACTTTTCCGGTTATGCTCTGTGTTTCCTGAAGATTCTGAAATTCAAGTTGAAGTTTTAACCAGATGTGCAATAGGGTTAGGTGTAGTTGGAGAAGTTGACTCATATGAAGAGGCAAGGAGTGAAGTGATTGCAGCTAAAATTAAGCTTGTtagttgttgtttgttgttggatACAGATTATGAAGGTGTCAAAATGCATGACATAGTTCGTGATGTGGCCCACATAATAGcaaaaaatgagaataagatGATAAAGTGTGAAGTGGAGAAAGATGTTAGAGTCGAACAAAATTCTGTAAGATATCTTTGGTGTGCGAAATTTCCTAATGATTTGGATTGCTCCAATCTTGAGTTTTTATGCTTACGGACAAAGATGAAAGGATTTgatgaaattttcaaaagaatgGGAAGgctcaaagttttgatttttatcaACGATGAGGATGGAAAAACACCATTGTCAACAATATCtttcaaaacattaacaaatcttcgttatttattcattaagaaTTATGAATTGAGCGACTTCTCATTTTTTGGCGGTATGAAGAATCTTCAAAGTCTAAAGTTACATGGTTGTTCACTGCCTGCATTTCCTGAAGCAATTACACTAAAATTGTTAGAGTTGAAAAAATGTGATATTAAAGTGAAGAATTTTGAAGTGATGAAGAGAATCCCGCATTTGGAAGAGTTGTACATTATTGATATTGAAGGAGAATGGTGGGATGCTAACAGCGAAGACAATATTGAATTCTTTAAGACGTTTAGCATTCCCGAAACACTGCAAAGGTATGGAATTGTATTAGGGTCTTATAATTTTGatcattataataatgataGAGATATTTACATTCATGGAAGAACTTTATTACTTAACCATTTTGACATATCAAATGAGGTAATGAAGGGTTTGGCAAAAAATGCAAAGGATCTATTTGTAGGAAATATTCATGGAGGCGCAAAAAATATGATCCctgatatatttcaaattgaaggAGGTGGTTTGAATGAGTTGAATATGTTGGTGATACGTGATTCTGAAGAGTTAGAATGTTTGATTGACACTCATAGTCACTCGAGTGAGGTCGTAACTCTATTTTCCAAGTTGCATACGTTGAAAATCCTTAACATGGAAAATCTAAAAGCTATATGGCATTGTTTTCTTCCTGCTAATGGACCTTTTGAGAACTTAGAGAAGTTGTATTTAAGTGATTGTCCATGGTTGACATTTCTCTTTACATATGTGGTTGCTCAAAATTTGGtacaattgaaaatattaaaaatatcaagatGTGATGAACTGAAGCATATATTGACATATGATGAGAAAAGTGAAGATGAATTCAGCAGTGGGCATCCTGTACAAATCTTCCAAAATCTTCAGGAAGTAGAGGTATATAGCTGTCgagaattaaaacatatattcttGGCCAACATTGTAGGAGGCTTAACTCAATTGAAAGTTCTCCTCATTGAAGAATGTGACATGCTAGATCAAATAATTGCAGATATTGTTCCATTAAGGGACcaagatagaaaagaagaacttgatgaaataattgaaaaag GAACTCTATCCAGCCTTGGAAGCCTTAAGATAAAACGTTGTGGGAAGTTAGGCTCAATTTTTACAGCATCGATAGCTAAGACCTTGACTTCTTTGGAAGAATTGTTCATAGAACACTGCAAAAGTTTGAAGGATATAGTAACTCACGAAAGGATCAATAAAAATCAGGAGGAAAGCATTGTTGAGGATGACTATGATTGTCAGAGTGATATTTCAATCTTCCAAAGTTTGAAAAAGCTACATATCAGTAATTGTGACTTATTGGAGGGTATATTCCCTGTTTCTTTTGTTGGAGAATTGAATGATATAACAAATAAAGAGGCTGCTCATTTGAAAGACTTCTCTAGTCCAAATAATACTCAAATTGAGCTTCCTGCTTTACAAGTACTTGAACTTCATTATATTCGGAACAGAACCATTGTTGGTAGTTATGATGTGATATGTCCATCTTTAAGAACACTATCATTGGATATTGGGAGATATGTTGTGTTTTTCAACATAAATTGTTCAACAGATGCTTCAGAAGCTACAAAAAGGGATTTTATTGCAATCAAG ATATCGAACTCAGATTTTGTTCCCCCGGTTGAAAGTGTCGAATGTCTTTCAGAACTACCACATGGTTTGAACTTGATTATGACACACAATATTAGAGAAATTGAACTGAAAGGCTTTGATAAGGCAAGTTACCTTTTTAAACTGTCCATTGCTTCATCATTGATGATGTTGGAAATTTTGAGAGTTAAGGAATGTGATGGACTTGAGTACATTATAGACactgatgatgatgaatatgGCAAAGACAATATGAAAGCTATCTTTCCTAACTTAAAAGAACTCTCCTTGTATGAGTGTTTCCAATTGAAATATATGTTTGGGAAATATCACGTAGCCAACAAGGATTACAAGGAGATTCATATTCAATTCTCAGCATTGGAAATACTCTATTTTCGTAATCTACCAAAGTTTGTTAGCATTTGTTCTACCAACAATCTCATTTTGACGTGGCCATCTTTGAAGGACTTTGAGTGTAACGAATGTTTCTATCCATTTTATAGTTTTGTCAGTTGTTTGACGATTCCTTCAAATTcaagagagcctattatcacAAGTACGAAG GATCCGAAAGGGATTCAGAACCATCTCCCCACTTTGCAAACTCTAAACATAAAGCATTCTCGTGCAGAACGTATTTTTTGTCTTAATGAACATGAAATGATTGGCCAACAAGTGAGTTTAAGGTTAGAGAAGTTGGACTTGTATAATCTACCTGAAATGACTTATATTTGGGTGGGTCCCAACAATTCACTTACTCTCCAACATCTTACCACATTAGAAATAAGGGATTGTGGAAAGTTGGAAGTAATCTTTCCAAAGTCTGTTGTAAGATGCTTACCAGAGTTGAAGAACGTAACCATAATAAGGTGCATGGAATTGAAGCAGATCATCGAAGAAGACGAGTCCAATCCTCTTTCCATAGATGGAGACTCTGAAGAGGAGATTATTGGATGTCATAAAAAAGCTTCAAAGAATTATTTTGCCTTCCCAAATCTTGAAGAACTAGAAATATTTGAATGTGCAAAATTGGAAGTAGTCTTTCCAAAGTCCGTTTTAAGATGTTTACTAAAGTTGAAGATTTTGAAGATAAGCAAATGCAAAGAAGTAAGACAAATCATTGAAAAGGATGTGGAGGATAAAAATTTGTCTAACATTCTTTCTCCTCGGCCATGCTTCCCAAAACTAGAAGCATTGCAGGTTGATGATTGCCACAAGTTGAAAAGATTATTTTGTGGATCTGCTTCTAATGACCTTcccaatcttcatcttctagTCATAAATGGAGCCAATGAACTAGAAGAGCTTGTTGGATGTAAACAAGGAAAGATTAAAGTTGAGCTTCCAAGACTCAAACTTCTAATATTTATCCATCTGGAAAACTTCAGTCAAGAGATTGATTTGCATAATTTGAAGAATTGCATTGTCTATGAATGTCCAAAACTCTCTTTGACTTCAACAACTACTCTTGAGAAGCTTTGTGAAGATTTTCCTTCCGAAG ATTTCATAAACACAGAACTTGGTAGTTGGGAATTTGAACGCATAGTAAGAATTTCAACTATTACCGATAGCAGTGAGTTCACTTCATCACAG GAGATTGAGGACTTAGGAAACGAGAGCATTAAATCTTCATCCACTGGAGTTGAAGACATTGGCACTGGAGATGCTGTTGCAACTCACATTGATTCCAAGGTAGTTGAACAAGATGATAAATTGAATGAAGGCAAGGCCGGAACAGTGGAAAGCCAAGTAGAAGAAGGGTTAAACCTTTTTCATAAACAAGAGAGAATAGATGTTTTTCCTAACAACAATATTGACATTTCTTCAG CTTCTGCAGATATCCGTACAAGATTGGGAGCATATAAACATTTTGTTGATCTGGATGATGCACAGATTTCTCTTCTGGTGGAGGCAATTACAACATATCCTCATCTCTGGAATGCTCCCAAGAAGTTTAGTGAGCGCTTTCAAGCTTGGAGGTTCAAAATTTTGGCAGATATGTTGTTGTTCCTTCAGAAGGAAAGTGTCCATAGTGTTATTCCTCAAAGACAAAAGGAGTTCGATAGACTATGTGAAGAAGCTAttgaaattggatttgagaGTTCATGGGTAGAGGAAATGCGTCAACGTGTTGTAGCGAGGGATTCTAAGCTAGGAGAGGACATTGCTAAGAGACAAATGGATGAGAATTCTAAGAG GTGTAGTAAAGGGGACATGGTACCAGATTCCCAGGCTGCTGAACGAGGTGATGGGCCTAAGATTAGCTTGGAAGAAGGTTCTGACTTGGTTGATAAAGAAGCTGAAATAGGTGTTGTTTCTAATCACCACATCGTTGCTATGAGAAATGAAGAAGCAAAGAAGGAATTTGTTGCAGAAGTTTTCACTTCAGAAATACCAAGAATAGCAACATCATTAACAAACTCGCAAACAGTTGAAAAGCCAACACCCTCAAAT GAATTGGTGGACACACAGCAGACTAGTGAACAGTGTCAGATGAAGCAGAAAAAACCACTTGGTGAAATTCCTAAG AGTATTGAGCAAGTTGCTTTAGAGGAAACCATAGCAAAGAACACCAATATGGCAGCTTCATCAATTCTTTCCGAATCCGCCACCTCTAAGTTGGATCCAACAGTTACTTTACTAAGTAAATCATATCCATATctt AGTGAAATTAAGAGCAGCCAAATTGAGGCACGCATTGCTAAAGAAAGTGAAGGCCATCCTAAAATCATTCAAGACTTTGGGGCCAATGATATCACGAGTTTATTTGCACCAGTTATTGTGGGGAAAGAGGGTGAAGATAAGCTAGTTGGAAAGACCCTTGCTGAGTTAGAAAAGTATATGAAGATGTCTTTGAAGGATATAGTTAGCTCTGAGACTAACAGCCTTTGCCTTTTGTCTGCTCTTAATTTCCTATCCAACCTTCCTTTCAAAGATGTCAAAGTATCAGATGGACTCAAACATATTATAGACACTATGCACCGACACTTCCCAAGCATTTTATGCTCCTTTAAGCAAGGCTTTGCCACCACTCACAAGTTGGCAGAACTTGAAGCTCGTGCGAATGAGGTGAccattaaaaagaatttatatgATGAACTTCAACGGAAGGAAGTAGTTTTGAAGGAACAAATCATTAGGTTGAAGGAAGAAATAAGAGTTTGTGAGGTTGCCTTATCATCCCTCGaggaggaaaaaaataaatgcattgCGGAAACTGTAGAATACAAAACGAAGCTTGAAAATGCGAGGAAAGAGGAATCTCAAATGTTGGAGGTGGCTCATAAATGGTCAATTCTGTGTAGTCAATATGAGCTCAATCGGATGGCTACTATAAATCCCTCGTGA